CGGTCAATAGTGACGCCAGGCATACCGTCAGATTCACCGGCAATCAGGCGATAGCTGTCGAGATCGTCACGCCGGGCCAGCCAGTCGCGCAGCAGCTGCGCCGCCTGCAGACGTCGGACAAAGAAATCGATATCAACAGACTCGTCCTGTTCCCAGCTCCAGACGCGCGCGCGGATCTGAGATTGCGGCGAATAAGCGGCGCGTGCCAGCCATTTACCCTGGCTGTCGCAAACATCAATGGTTTCGCCACTGGATGCTTTGCCTTCCAGACGCGCCACCGCGCCGGAGAATACCCATGGGTGACGACGTAACAGGGACTTTTCACGGCCCTTAGCGAGAATCAAACGAACGGTCATATTTTGCTATGCTTACCTGGAGAAAATTTGGCGCCATTGTCCGGTGCTGGCCGCAAAATTGCACGAAAAATTGTAATTGCTGCTAATGGGGGACTGTCTCCGGCGGGGAGGGCGTCAGTTTACGGTATTGAATCGCATAACCGGAGGTCAGGATGTCTTCAGCAGACAATAAGTGCATAAAAGTATGGGTACATGGCATGGTGCAGGGCGTCGGCTTTCGTTATTCCACTCAGGTGCAGGCAAAAACGCTGGGGTTAACCGGCTATGCGCGTAACCTGGATGATGGCAGTGTCGAGGTGCTGGCATGCGGCGCGGAACAGCGGGTTGATGAACTGGTGGCCTGGCTGAAAGCGGGCGGACCACGCAGCGCACGGGTCGATAAAGTGCTGACCGAGCCGCATCAGCTCGCTGAATTGCCGCGTAGCTTTACCACCGGGTAACTCAGAGACATTTTACCGGTTTAGGCAGGCCAGCAATTTTGGTTGCCTGCTTTGCCGGACCTTCCGGAAACAGGCGGAACAGATAACGGCTGTTGCCTTTCTGTTCACCAAACTTGTTTGCCATCGCTTTGACCAGCATTCGCACCGCCGGCGAGGTGTTGAACTCGAGATAGAATTGACGCACAAAGCGCACCACTTCCCAGTGAGCGTCAGTCATGACGATCGCTTCTTCTGCGGCGATCTGCAGCGCCAGCGCTTCGCTCCAGTCGCTGAGATGTTTCAGATAACCCTGCGCGTCGCGCTCAACCTCTTTACCTTCAAATAACACGCTATTGCCTCATTAACCATTTACGTCGCGCAGTTTAGCAAACTTTTCCGCAGGCAAAAATAAAGCCCCGCATTTGCGGGGCTTTATCTGTCTGTCAGACTGAATTAGTTGCTACGGGCGAAGCCGAGGATGCTTAACAGACTGATAAAGATATTATACAGCGAGACATACAGGCTGACGGTGGCGCGGATATAGTTGGTTTCACCGCCATGGATAATATTGCTGGTTTCCCACAAGATGGCGCCGGCGGAGAACAGAATAAACATCGCACTAATCGCCAGATGCAGCGCCGGGATTTGCAGGAACAGGTTAGCCACCACGGCCACCAGCAGCACCACAAAGCCAGCCATCATCATGCCGCCAAGGAACGACATATCTTTGCGCGTGGTCAGCACATAGGCTGAACAGCAGAAGAACACCAGCGCGGTTCCGCCTAACGCCAGGGCAATGGTATCGCCCATTCCGGCACTGAGGTAGCTGTTAAGAATCGGGCCGAGGCAGTAGCCAAGGAAGCCGGTAAAGGCAAAGGCAGCCAGAATACCCATTGGGCTGTCAGCCAGTTTATGGGTCAGGAACATTAAGCCGTAGAAGCCAACCAGCATCAGGATCAAACCCGGTGAGGGCAGCGCAAACACGGTGCTGGCGGTGGCCGTAATGGCCGAGAAGGTCAGCGTCATGCCCAACAGGAAGTAGGTATTGCGCAGGACTTTGTTGGTACTTATTAGCGAGCTTTCGCGGGTGGAAGTAACAATGCGATCCATATAAAGAGCCTCTTATCAGGTCACAAATATAGCTGTGACAATAGGGATTCAGGCCAGACAAAGAAAGTCGTTTTACCCTTCTTTACGCGTTAAACCGCTGATAATTCGCGCGCGCTGGCGATAATTACGGCAAAAACACCACGGTTGGCGATTTTTCAGGCGAACGAATCAAAACAGGCTTTACAACACTGGGGCACATGTTTATAGTGCGCCTCATTGCGGAGGGGTGGCCGAGTGGCTGAAGGCACCGGTCTTGAAAACCGGCGACGGGAAACCGTTCGAGAGTTCGAATCTCTCCTCCTCCGCCATCTTCTCTTAGCGTCCTGCTAAATGTGTAAATTACCTAAATTACTGCTCGACATCTCAACGTATAATGTTCTGCGTTGGCAATAAAACCCTTCATTGTCAGATCAAATTCCCCAGGTGCTGGCGACAGAATACCACGGGCTGCGCTGTATAAAATCAAGATACAACACCTGGTCAAAAAGCGCATATGGGGTAATTACCCCCTTTTCAGTGCGGACTTAATCTGTTATGGCAAGAATAACGGTGAGAAAAGCATAAAAAATGTTTAAGTATTTTCGCGGATGTGATAATTAAATGTTCTGTCTGTGCCGCGTGGTTGTGTTTATTAATATTATATCTTAACTATTAATTAACTCTCTAAGGATGGGGAAAACAATGGATATTCATACATGCCAGCAAGCCAGCGCATCGCGATCATTTAGCAATGCCGTGAGCAGTAACCTCGATTTATCTTATTATGATATTTCATTCTCAGTCATTGATACTCAATCATTGCGCGTGGTTGCGGTAACCTCAAACTATGAATGGCATCTCTGTTACTGGGGGTATGATCTCGATAAAGAATTAAACCAGCGGCTAATTACGGGTGTGCGAACCTGGAATAATTATGATCTCAGCCATGCGACTGTTTTTGCAAAATGCTTGCCGGAGAGAAACACAAAAATAGATATCTGTACCCGGCATGGCGCCTGCTTTGAAATTATGTCAGTCAGCAGCAGCAACGAAATGGAATTTACTCAGATCATCAGCCTGATGAGACTCAAGCCCGCCATTAGCGCAATGGCAAGAAATCTCTGCAGAAAAAAACAGGATGAGCTGTCACTGCCGTTACGCAGTCGTGAAACGGGGCGAGTTGTTGAAAAGGTAGCTGCTATTTCACTGATTAATCATGATATATGGCAATTTGGCCATCTTACTTTTACCCGACTGGAAATGGATAGCATTCGTCAGTTACTGATGTGCCGGTCGATGAAAGAAATTGCCTGGGCCCATCAATGCAGTGTTAAAACAGAACATAACCGCCTCAATAATATCAAAATGAAAGCCGGTTGCCCGCACCATCCTAACTCATCATTATTTGATATATTAAATCGCAATGGAGTGACTCAGGCATGCCTGGAAAACTTCACCATATCTCGTTAACCTGTCGCGATTTACTTGCCTCTCAACTATTTTACCAGCAGTTTGGTTTTGTCGCCGTTCAAAAATATGAAGATGATGATGTGGTTATTTTGTTCCTTAAAGATGAGAGTCTGTTTATTGAGTTGTTCCACTTTAAGCGCTTAACCAATCCTGTTATTCAGGCAAAGCGTCTGGAAAATATTGGTTTGACCCATCTGGCATTAAAAACCGGTTGTCTGGCCACCAAACGTCATTTGCTGGAGCAAAGGGGGCATATCTGTCAGGAAGTTCATAATGCCAGAGTGAGTAATTTTCGTTACTTCTTTACTGCCGATCCGGATGGCAATTTAGTTGAGATTATTGAGGAGCCTTAATATGAGATGGAGACAAAGGATTGGTGTTGTCGCAGGGAATGCGATGGAGTTTTATGATATTGCAGTGTACGCCGCCATCTCAGGATGGCTGTCGTTGCTGTTTGAACAGCAGGGAGTAGGGCATGGCGCTGCAATTGTCTGGGGGATATTTGCTCTGCGTTTTCTTATCCGACCACTGGGCGGCATCGTTATCGCCCGCTATGCAGAGAAACGCGGCAGGAAAGCAGCATTGATCTTTACCAGTACTTTAACCGGCGTAGCGACATTCGCCATGGCCTTTCTGCCAGTGTCGCTGCTCGGACACACGGTCATTGCCGCCTTTTTGCTGTTGCAAATGCTGCAGGCTTTCTCCTTCGGCGGCGAATATCCCACGGTAATTAACTATTTACTGAGGGATGCGAAAAGTAATCAGTTTGGCAGAATCAGCGCCATGATTGTCGCCAGCTCAATGGTCGGTGTGGTTGCTTCAGTCAGCATTGTGCTGGTGCTTAGCGCCATCCTGAGTGATGAACAGATGCTTGATTATGGCTGGCGCATACCACTGGTGATTGGCGGCCTGAATATTGTCCTCAGCTTCTGGTTCCGCGCCCGCCTGCCTTTTCAGGCGCCCGAGGCGAGGGCAGAACAGAAAAACCGTTTACTCAATAAACACACCCTGTTGATCTTCTTAATCGCTATTCCTGGCGCAGTGGTGTTCTATATCCAAAATATGGCCAGCACGCTGATGGGTAACGCGTTGCTGATCGGCGAGATAAAAGCGTTTTATCCCATTTTCAACTCACTGTTATTAATGATGATGGTGATCGCCGTCGGCATCTGGGTGGATAAGTTCTCCAGTCCGTTAAAAATCTTTAACCGCGGCGCGCTGTTACTGCTGATGCTGGCACCACCGCTCTACTGGCTAATGGATAGCCTGTCACTGCTGGTGATAGCGCTGGCTGCGCTCTCGCTGTCATTTATTACTGCTCTGATTCTCGCCAATATGGCCGCCGTGTTATGGCAACAGGCCGGCGGTCAGGATTTGGCGCTGAGCCTTGGCTATAATCTTGCCCTGTCCATTTTTGGCGGTTTAACGCCGGTAATCGTTAATACGATTATCCCTTCTGGTTTTCTCTATGCTGGTCTCTATGTTGCGGCATCGGTTTTGCCGCTGTTTCTGGTTAATAAATTTCAGGCTGAAAAGACAAAAACTGGCAGAACGCTGATCGCCGGTAAATAACTGGCGCCATAAAAGTACAGAATTTCAGCTTAACAACTTAAAAGACAAGCAATTAGCGCATATTTTCGACGGTCAGCAACAATAGCGCTAATTGCCTGTTGCTCTCATACAATCAAACTACTACACTGCTACGCATCTTGAAGAGCTGAGCCAGACATTACAGTGCTTTGAGATGACTTTAGTAATAAAGTCTGCGGAGGGGTGGCCGAGTGGCTGAAGGCACCGGTCTTGAAAACCGGCGACGGGAAACCGTTCGAGAGTTCGAATCTCTCCTCCTCCGCCATCTTTATTCCCGCTTGTGCCATGAACATTTCTGTTCAGACTCTCTTTGTTATACTCCCTCAATACTTTGTCTGTGCGCGACTTTAACGTCCGGTTGTCACTTCACTGATTCTGAAAAACATCCTGTTGCTTTTCAATCTGCTATTGGCACTAAACCGTTGCTGCCAGAGTCTGCTATATTGCTAACACAATCTACGTCACTGCAAACGTCCGGGGCTTTTCGGTACTGGGCAGGTTATGATGTTCCGATATTTTTCGTTGTCCGGTCGCGGGCAGCGTGTTTGATAGCCGGGATGTTTATCATCTGAATCAATGGAATAAGCACAATGATCAAAAAATATACTCTCTGCGCGTTATCCGTACTGGCCGCGTTACCTGTCGGGTTCTCCGCCATTGCCGCGGATGGCGATTTGCAGTTACAGCAAGTATTGATGATGAGTCGCCACAACCTGCGTGCCCCGCTGGCGGATAATGGCAGTGTATTAGAGCAATCAACGAAAAAAACCTGGCCGCAGTGGGATGTTCCCGGCGGTCAGCTGACCACCAAAGGCGGCGTGCTGGAAGTTTACATGGGCCATTACACCCGTGAGTGGCTGGCGCAGCAGGGCCTGGTGAAAAATGGCGAATGTCCGGCGTCAGATCAGGTATTTGCCTATGCCAACAGCCTGCAACGCACTGTGGCGACTGCCCAGTTCTTTATTACCGGTGCTTTCCCGGGCTGTGATATTGCTGTTACCCATCAGGATGAGATGGGCAGCATGGACCCGATCTTTAATCCGGTGATCACCAATAGCAGTGAAGAGTTTAATAAGAAGGCGCTGACGGCCATCAATGCCGCCGGTGAGAAGCTGAGCCTGAAACCTGCTTACCAGCGCCTGGAAAAGATCATCGATTATAAAAATGCCCCGGCCTGTAAAGATAATAAACAGTGCAGCCTGAGCGGCGATAATCAGAATAAATTTAAAGCGAATAATGGTGAAGAGCCGGGCGTTGCCGGCCCGCTGCGCGTGGGCAATTCGCTGGTTGATGCTTTCACTCTGCAATATTACGAAGGTTTCCCGATGGAGCAGGTAGCCTGGGGACAGATCAAAACCGCTGAGCAGTGGAAGGAACTGTCAGCAATTAAAAATGGCTATCAGGATGCGCTGTTCACTTCAGCGGATGTTGCGCGCAATGTCGCTGCGCCGCTGGTGGACTATATCCGCAGTCAGCTAATCGATCAGGACAAGGCATCAGCGCCAAAAGTCACACTGATGGTTGGTCATGACTCTAATATCGCTTCACTGCTGACCGCGCTGGATTTCAAACCTTATGACTTGCCAGGCCAGAATGAGCGCACGCCAATTGGTGGTCAGGTGGTATTTGAACGCTGGCATGATCCTAAGAGCGATAAAGACCTGGTGAAAGTAGAGTACGTTTACCAGAGTTCTGAGCAGCTGCGTAATGCCGAACCACTGACGCTGAAGAATCCGCCACAGCGTGTAACGCTGCAGATGAAAGGCTGTGAAACCGATGCGAATGGCTTTTGTTCATGGGAGCAGTTCACCCAGGTGCTGAATACTGCGGTGCAGGGTACTGCCATGCAGCGTGCGGCGCCGGCTGCTCAGCCTGCCGCCGCGCCAGCTGCCGGACAGGATGCAGCGAAAGTGGCCGCAGATAAAGCCGCTGCCGCCAAAGCAGCAGCTGAGAAAGCGACTGCCGACAAGGCCGCCGCAGATAAAGCCGCGCAGGAGAAAGCCGCTGAAGAGAAGCTGGCGGCAGATAAAGCTGCTGCTGCCCAGGCTGCTGCGGATAAAGCCGCCGCAGACAAAGCGGCATCTGAGAAAGCGGCAACTGATAAAGCCGCCGCCGATAAAGCTGCAGCTGATAAAGCTGCTGCTGATAAAGCTGCTGCTGATAAAGCCGCAGCGGCTAAGCCTCAGTAAATCTACGGGCGGCGAGAACGCCGCCCCTGCACCCGCATGACCATAGGGGCGGCGTTCTCGCCGCCCGTGATAGATAAAAAAAGGGCCGACAATTGTCGGCCCTTACTGTTTCTGGCAGCGAATAACGTTTTACGCTTTCGCCACTACCACCAGTTTCTGATTCACAAACTCTTTGATACCGAGATCGGACAGCTCACGACCAAAGCCGGAGCGTTTCACGCCACCGAAAGGCAGCTCAGCAGCGGTATCGGTCATGGAATTGATATACACCATGCCGGTTTCGATCTGTGACGCCAGTTTTTTACCGCGCTCGATATTGCTGGTAAATACTGATCCACCGAGGCCGTAGTGAGAATCGTTGGCCAGCTGCACCACTTCTTCATCATCTTTGACCACGTAAACTTGCGCCACCGGACCGAAGAACTCTTCGAAATATGCCGGGTTGTCGCGCGTGATGCCGGTAAGAATCGTCGGCTGATAGAAACAACCTTCGCCTTGCGGAACGTTGCCGCCAAAGTGCAGTTTCGCGCCATTATCCACTGCCGCTTTCACCTGTTTTACCAGCGTATCGCGTGCGCCGGCGGAAGAGAGCGGGCCTAAAGTGGTGCTCTCATCCAGCGGATCGCCCAGCTTCGCCGCTTTAAATGCCGCGGTGAATTTCTCAAGGAAGGCGTCAGCCACTTTCTGATGGACGATAAAACGTTTAGCGGCAGTACAGACCTGACCCGCATTATTAAGTCGCGCCTGTGCGCCCTGTTTTACGGCTTCATCGAGGTCGCAGTCATCCAGCACGACAAACACATCGTTACCGCCCAGTTCCAGCGTCGATTTTTTCAGGTATTTTGCCGCCTGTGCGGCGACAATGCTGCCCGCTTTTTCTGAACCGGTCAGCGCGGCGCCCTGAATGCGATCGTCAGCAATCAGCTCCGCTACCTGATCATTCGAAATAAACATATTGGTCCAGGCGCCTTTTGGTGCACCGGCATCCAGCACCATCTGCTCAAAGATGCTGGCGCAGTGCGGCACGATGCCAGCATGTTTGGCCAGCACCGGATTACCGGCGGCAAGGTTTGGCGCCAGCACGCGCATCAGCTGGTAATAAGGGAAGTTCCACGGCTCCACCGCCATCAGCACGCCAATCGGGTGGTTCTCAACCCAGGCTTCGCCGAGGTCGGTAGGATAACGGGTTGGTTGCAGAAAACGCTCAGCATTTTCCGCATAATAGCGGGCGATTTGTGCGCAAAGCTTTACTTCGCCACGGCTCTGATTAATCAGTTTACCCATCTCTACGCTGGCGATTTTCGCCAGTTCATCAACACGGCTGTCAATAATATCGGCCAGCTTTTTTAGCACCTGCAGGCGCGGCTGGATGTCACCCTTCGACCAGGATGATTTATACAGTTTTGCTGCGGTATCCAGCGCTTGCTCCACTTGCTGCGGGCTATGGTCCGGCCATGATTTAATCAGCTTATTATTCGCCGGATTGATGGTTTGATATGCAGACATTGATTTACTCCCTGATTACTCTCCAGCCAGTGATGGCCGGGGACAAAATATTTATTCCGGGCAGGCAATTTCCCGCCCGGACAGTACCGATTCAGACATTTTTACGATTGACCACTTTGTCATCCCAGGTCAGTACGTCTTTATCGGTTTTCTCAAAGGCGCGCAGCAAGACATCATCGCTGCCTTGTTGCTCCCAGATTTTTTCAGCGACTATTTCGTCATACGCTGCGACTTCAAAAATCGCTTCAGCGATTTCCGGCGAGGTATGACGCAGGCTTGCCCATTCTCCTACACGATGTGCTTTCGACTGTTGCGTTGCCATGTTTGCCTCCTGAAAGGTGAGATTAACCGTTTAGTTTTGCCGCCAGTGTGGCGACATGTTCGCCCTGATAGCGGGCGATAGTGAGTTCTTCTTCACTGGGCTGACGTGAGCCGTCACCGCCAGCGATAGTGGTGGCGCCATACGGGGTGCCGCCACGTACCTCGCTGATATCAAACAGCTCTTTGGTGCCGTAACCGATCGGCACAATCACCATGCCGTGATGCGCTAAAGTGGTCCAGGTCGATGTGATGGTTTGTTCCTGACCGCCGCCGGTGCCGGTTGAGGCGAATACGCTGGCCAGCTTGCCGTACAGCGCGCCTGAAGCCCAGAGCCCACCGGTACGATCGAGAAAGGTGCGCATCTGACCTGCCATATTGCCAAAGCGCGTTGGCGTGCCGAAGATAATGGCGTCGTACTGCGGTAATTCATCCGCGGTAGCTTCCTCTGCCGCCTGCTGGGTTTTGCCGCCCACCTGCGCAAAGCGTTCTGCGTCCATGGTTTCTGGAACGCGTTTGATGGTCACTTCAGCACCCGGAACTTTACTGGCGCCTTCAGCTACCGCTTTGGCCATGGTTTCAATATGTCCGTACATCGAATAGTAGAGCACAAGAATCTTCGCCATTGATTATCTCCGTGGTGGATGGGTGATTGCAGATTAAAAAACTCGCTGGCCCGGAACGGGCCAGCGAGTGCGTCAGAGTTTTTTTCGGGGTTTTTGCGGCATTTTGTCGCCTGATTCAGGCGCATTTTTTGGATCGTCTTTAGCCGGACGGGGCTGTGGTTTTGCCATCATATTTCTCCTGCATAGTAATGCGATTGATGAGGCGATAACTAAAGTATAGAAGAGAAAGTCACATTTTGCCGGATGCGACGGTTATTGAAGGGAGGCGGCAGCAACGTCGATGGACACGGCGGCTATTTCGATAGTGCTTATAACGGTTTAAGTGAAGTCTGCGGAATTAAATGAATTTTATAGCCGATTGTTTGTTTCTAAATATAAATGAGCGCCAGAAAACAGGTCGTTTCGTCTAAACTGAAAGTGGTGGTGATGACAAGCGGGCTTCCTTCTGGTGCCCGATTCCGCCACCTCCTTTCGCCAACAGCGAAGGGGGCTTTAGCAATATGATGTCTTAACTATTCGGAGGTAAGAAATGGCAGAACATCGTGGAGGCTCTGGTAATTTCGCTGAAGACCGTGAGAGAGCATCAGAAGCTGGCCGTAAAGGAGGTAAAAGCAGCGGGGGAAACTTTAAGAATGACCCGCAGCGCGCCTCCAAAGCAGGTGAAAAAGGGGGACGGAGCAGCGGCAAGAAATAACTGCCTGCTGTCTGTTGTCTGAGTATTTCCCCCAGCCGCCGGGTGATGCCCGGCGGTTTGCCTGATAAATGATTTATCCCCATTGACCTGTTTACCTCCTCAACGCACACTGACGCCCAATTTATTAAGTGGATCGGGCTATGTCGGCATTTCTCTCGCGTTATAAATTCAGCATCAACCTGCCGGAAGTGGTGTTAATCCTGATTACTGTGTTATGGGGTGGCACTTTCCTGGTGGTGCACCATGCGATGACCGTCAGTGGCCCGTTCTTCTTTGTCGGCCTGCGTTTCGCCACTGCTGCGCTGCTGCTGGCGCTGGTATCGTGGAAAACCCTGCGTGGATTACGCTGGCAGGAAGTGAAGGCCGGTGCGTGGATAGGGCTGGCGATTGCCGGTGGCTATGGCCTGCAAACCTGGGGAATGCAGACCATCTCCAGCAGTAAATCCGCCTTTATTACCGCTATGTATGTGCCGCTGGTGCCGCTGCTGCAATGGCTGTTTTTGCGCCGCATGCCGGGGATAATGGCGTGGACTGGCGTAATCCTCGCGTTTAGCGGTCTGTTGCTGCTGGCCGGGCCGGAAGGTGACACGCTGGCGTTTAGTGCTGGCGAGATCGCCACGCTGCTCAGTACGCTGGCGATTGCCGCCGAAATTATCCTGATTAGCGCCTGTGCCGGGAAAGTGGACGTGCGGCGCGTCACCATCGTGCAACTGGCGGTGGCCTCGCTATGTGCATTTGCCTTTATGCTGCCCAACGGCGAGTCGGTTCCGGCGTTCTCACCGTATCTGTTGTACAGCGCTATCGGTCTCGGCGTCGCCAGCGCGCTGATTCAGGTCACCATGAACTGGGCGCAGCGCAGCGTTTCACCGACCCGCGCCACGGTGATTTATGCTGGTGAGCCGGTGTGGGCGGGGATTGTCGGACGTATTGCCGGTGAACGGCTGCCGGGCGTCGCGCTGCTTGGCGGTGCGTTGATCGTGCTGGGCGTACTGATCAGTGAGCTGCGTTTAAAACGCAATAAAAAGGCGAAGGATAAACCTTCGCCTGAGCAGGTTACGCAAAACCTTTAGCTGTCCTGTGGCAATGCCTTGCTGTCGCTGAGCGTTGTCGCCCGGCGATGGCTGAGAATCGCATTAAGAATAATCGCGCCGAAGGTGGCGGTGCCGATGCCGCCGAGGGTGAAGCCGCCAATATTGAGGGCAAAATCACCGGCGCCCAGTACCAGGGTGACGGCGACCATAATCAGGTTGCCGTTCAGGCTGAGATCAACATTGTTCTGCACCCAGATGCGGGCGCCGGCAACGGCAATCAGGCCAAACACCACAATTGATGCGCCGCCAATCACCGCTGACGGGATGGTGTGGATCAGCGCGCCAAACTTCGGAGAGAAGCCGAGCAGCATCGCGATCACCGCTGCGGCGACAAACACCAGTGTCGAGTAGACTTTGGTCACCGCCATCACGCCAATATTTTCCGCATAGGTGGTGACGCCGCTGCCGCCTGTTGCGCCGGAGAGCATGGTCGCCAGGCCATCACCGACAAAGGCGCGGCCCATATAAGGATCAAGATTGCGCCCGGTCATGCCGGCTACCGCTTTGAGGTGTCCGAGGTTCTCCGCCACCAGAATCACCGCCACCGGCGCAATCATAAACATCGCCTGCATGTTGAAGGCTGGCGCGGTGGTTTGCGGCATGCCAAACCATGGCGCGCTGGCCAGCAGGCTGAAGTCTACCGGTTTGCCAAAGCCCAGCCCGTTGGTAAACAGCGCATACACCGCCCAGGCCAGCATCAGCCCGACGAGGATCAGCAGACGCTGCACCATGCCACGGGTAAATACCGCGACGACGCCGATACACAGCACCGTCATCACCGCCATCCAGCTGTCAAACATTGAAGCTGACACGCTGCGTACCGCAATCGGCGCCAGATTGAGGCCGATAGCCATCACCACCGCGCCAGTGACCACCGGCGGCATCAGACGCTCGATCCAGCGGGTGCCCGCTTTCATTACCACCAGCCCCACCAGTGTATACAGCAGACCGCAGGCGATAATGCCGCCCAGCGCCACGCTGAGGTTTGGATTCAGTCCCTGGCCATTAAAGCCGGTTACCGCGATCACCACGCCAACGAAAGCCGCGCTGGAACCGAGATAACTTGGCACCCGGCCACCGGTGATCAG
This is a stretch of genomic DNA from Winslowiella toletana. It encodes these proteins:
- the yccX gene encoding acylphosphatase, with product MSSADNKCIKVWVHGMVQGVGFRYSTQVQAKTLGLTGYARNLDDGSVEVLACGAEQRVDELVAWLKAGGPRSARVDKVLTEPHQLAELPRSFTTG
- the tusE gene encoding sulfurtransferase TusE translates to MLFEGKEVERDAQGYLKHLSDWSEALALQIAAEEAIVMTDAHWEVVRFVRQFYLEFNTSPAVRMLVKAMANKFGEQKGNSRYLFRLFPEGPAKQATKIAGLPKPVKCL
- the yccA gene encoding FtsH protease modulator YccA, which gives rise to MDRIVTSTRESSLISTNKVLRNTYFLLGMTLTFSAITATASTVFALPSPGLILMLVGFYGLMFLTHKLADSPMGILAAFAFTGFLGYCLGPILNSYLSAGMGDTIALALGGTALVFFCCSAYVLTTRKDMSFLGGMMMAGFVVLLVAVVANLFLQIPALHLAISAMFILFSAGAILWETSNIIHGGETNYIRATVSLYVSLYNIFISLLSILGFARSN
- a CDS encoding VOC family protein, with the translated sequence MPGKLHHISLTCRDLLASQLFYQQFGFVAVQKYEDDDVVILFLKDESLFIELFHFKRLTNPVIQAKRLENIGLTHLALKTGCLATKRHLLEQRGHICQEVHNARVSNFRYFFTADPDGNLVEIIEEP
- a CDS encoding MFS transporter, translated to MRWRQRIGVVAGNAMEFYDIAVYAAISGWLSLLFEQQGVGHGAAIVWGIFALRFLIRPLGGIVIARYAEKRGRKAALIFTSTLTGVATFAMAFLPVSLLGHTVIAAFLLLQMLQAFSFGGEYPTVINYLLRDAKSNQFGRISAMIVASSMVGVVASVSIVLVLSAILSDEQMLDYGWRIPLVIGGLNIVLSFWFRARLPFQAPEARAEQKNRLLNKHTLLIFLIAIPGAVVFYIQNMASTLMGNALLIGEIKAFYPIFNSLLLMMMVIAVGIWVDKFSSPLKIFNRGALLLLMLAPPLYWLMDSLSLLVIALAALSLSFITALILANMAAVLWQQAGGQDLALSLGYNLALSIFGGLTPVIVNTIIPSGFLYAGLYVAASVLPLFLVNKFQAEKTKTGRTLIAGK
- the agp gene encoding bifunctional glucose-1-phosphatase/inositol phosphatase, translated to MIKKYTLCALSVLAALPVGFSAIAADGDLQLQQVLMMSRHNLRAPLADNGSVLEQSTKKTWPQWDVPGGQLTTKGGVLEVYMGHYTREWLAQQGLVKNGECPASDQVFAYANSLQRTVATAQFFITGAFPGCDIAVTHQDEMGSMDPIFNPVITNSSEEFNKKALTAINAAGEKLSLKPAYQRLEKIIDYKNAPACKDNKQCSLSGDNQNKFKANNGEEPGVAGPLRVGNSLVDAFTLQYYEGFPMEQVAWGQIKTAEQWKELSAIKNGYQDALFTSADVARNVAAPLVDYIRSQLIDQDKASAPKVTLMVGHDSNIASLLTALDFKPYDLPGQNERTPIGGQVVFERWHDPKSDKDLVKVEYVYQSSEQLRNAEPLTLKNPPQRVTLQMKGCETDANGFCSWEQFTQVLNTAVQGTAMQRAAPAAQPAAAPAAGQDAAKVAADKAAAAKAAAEKATADKAAADKAAQEKAAEEKLAADKAAAAQAAADKAAADKAASEKAATDKAAADKAAADKAAADKAAADKAAAAKPQ
- a CDS encoding NAD-dependent succinate-semialdehyde dehydrogenase: MSAYQTINPANNKLIKSWPDHSPQQVEQALDTAAKLYKSSWSKGDIQPRLQVLKKLADIIDSRVDELAKIASVEMGKLINQSRGEVKLCAQIARYYAENAERFLQPTRYPTDLGEAWVENHPIGVLMAVEPWNFPYYQLMRVLAPNLAAGNPVLAKHAGIVPHCASIFEQMVLDAGAPKGAWTNMFISNDQVAELIADDRIQGAALTGSEKAGSIVAAQAAKYLKKSTLELGGNDVFVVLDDCDLDEAVKQGAQARLNNAGQVCTAAKRFIVHQKVADAFLEKFTAAFKAAKLGDPLDESTTLGPLSSAGARDTLVKQVKAAVDNGAKLHFGGNVPQGEGCFYQPTILTGITRDNPAYFEEFFGPVAQVYVVKDDEEVVQLANDSHYGLGGSVFTSNIERGKKLASQIETGMVYINSMTDTAAELPFGGVKRSGFGRELSDLGIKEFVNQKLVVVAKA
- a CDS encoding YccJ family protein, which gives rise to MATQQSKAHRVGEWASLRHTSPEIAEAIFEVAAYDEIVAEKIWEQQGSDDVLLRAFEKTDKDVLTWDDKVVNRKNV
- the wrbA gene encoding NAD(P)H:quinone oxidoreductase, which translates into the protein MAKILVLYYSMYGHIETMAKAVAEGASKVPGAEVTIKRVPETMDAERFAQVGGKTQQAAEEATADELPQYDAIIFGTPTRFGNMAGQMRTFLDRTGGLWASGALYGKLASVFASTGTGGGQEQTITSTWTTLAHHGMVIVPIGYGTKELFDISEVRGGTPYGATTIAGGDGSRQPSEEELTIARYQGEHVATLAAKLNG
- a CDS encoding general stress protein — encoded protein: MAEHRGGSGNFAEDRERASEAGRKGGKSSGGNFKNDPQRASKAGEKGGRSSGKK
- a CDS encoding DMT family transporter, whose product is MSAFLSRYKFSINLPEVVLILITVLWGGTFLVVHHAMTVSGPFFFVGLRFATAALLLALVSWKTLRGLRWQEVKAGAWIGLAIAGGYGLQTWGMQTISSSKSAFITAMYVPLVPLLQWLFLRRMPGIMAWTGVILAFSGLLLLAGPEGDTLAFSAGEIATLLSTLAIAAEIILISACAGKVDVRRVTIVQLAVASLCAFAFMLPNGESVPAFSPYLLYSAIGLGVASALIQVTMNWAQRSVSPTRATVIYAGEPVWAGIVGRIAGERLPGVALLGGALIVLGVLISELRLKRNKKAKDKPSPEQVTQNL